In Lolium rigidum isolate FL_2022 chromosome 7, APGP_CSIRO_Lrig_0.1, whole genome shotgun sequence, the DNA window AGGTGGTGGGGTGGACAACACAGGCCTGGCTGGTGTCTGAGGCGGCGGCATGGACACCACCCGTTCGACTTGTTTTGGGGGAGGCGGCATGGACACCGCCTGCTCCCCGGATGGTTTCGTAGACGGTGGCATGGACACCACACGCCCAACTGGTTTCGGAGAAGGCGGCATGGACAGCGCCTGACCGGATGGCTTGGGAGACGGCGGCACGGCGGCATGTCCGACTGGCTTCGGAGACGATGGCATGGCCGCGTACCCCGGATGTTTCGGAGACGGCACTTCCACATCCACATGCCCGGGCGGTTTTGCAGTCGAAAGCGGCACAGCCACATAGCCGGCTGGTTTCGTAGGCGGCGGTGCGACTACCTGCCCGGGCCAGAGAACCTGCGGGGGAGTCAACGGCCGCATCAGTTTCTCCGGCACCGGGTACGCCACGACGGGCAGCTCGTCGTTCCTTACCCACAGGGGTACCGGCTGCTGGGTCGCGACGACGGGGCCGAGACGGTACGTCAGGTAAAGCTCGCCGCACGTCTCAGTGCGGTGCACCTTGTGGATCTGGTAGGACGCGAACTGCGGCAGTGTAGGGCCGCTGAGGTCGTCGCCGCCGTGGTCGCCGACGCCGGCGAGGATCTCAGTCAGGGGCACGATGACCTCGCCGACGTCACGGTCGGTGCCAAACATGCGCTGGACGCGGAGGAGAATGTGGAGGCACCCGCCGCCTGTGGTTGCGTCCACGGTGGGCGGGACTGAGAACCGGAGCGTGGCGTTCCAGGTCGGGTTGCGGCCGCCGTGGGGATCCGGCGGGGTGCACTGCCGCGTGATCGGGTCGCCGGAGATGGTGGCAACGGCGTACACCTCCATGCGCGTGATCAGGTTCACGTTCTTCAGATCCTTGGCCGACAGGAGGGTGACCTCCAGAACTCTGTACGCCATGATTGACGAAGCAAGCTGGACTTTGCAGCGAGCGCTTAGAAGGTGATCGCTGAGATGGTGGTTTAAGCTGGGAGGGAGCGAGGAAGGTGACAAATATGTATAGGAGACGCTGGTGGGCAGATAAGATTCCCGTTTCAAAGCAAAACCGGATGAAAGTTGAGAGACGCGTGGTCATCTTTATCGACACCTATCTGATTCTGGGGTATATGGTTGCACTATTATCTTTGAGCTTCTGGAGGATGTAGTGGTGTGCACATAGCGCCAAATTTATCAATAAAAAACTACGTAAAAATAATACTCCAATGTAGTGGTGTACTACTTTATCCATAAAAAGAGGTCGCAAGTTTGTCTAAAGTTAAATGTATCTGGACACTCTTTGTGTATAGATACATTCGATTTAAGACAAATCAGCGACATTGTTTTATGGATGGAAGGAGTAGTTAGCGACTTTCATAAATCATGTAAAAGTTACGGGAAAAAATCATAATACAATCATACATGTATCATGCTGCAaactttcaaattcaaattcgtcTACACCAGTGCATCACTTATTAGGAGAAAATAGATATCCAGATGTGAACAATACCAGACTCAATACTCTCTCCGTCCCCCAAAAAAAGATATCGTGGATTTGTTCACGATATCTCTTTTTGAGACAAAGGGAGTAGCATATATTGAAAAGTAGCCAGCAACTTTGGTTTGTAATTTTTTGTTTCACCAAGTAGGGGGTATGATtggatttcaaattttgtgacatGTTGTATGTATGTTGCTATTTATGACTACTTTTCAGTAGATTTGTTGTTGTTTGTCTCTTAATACACTACATTAGTATAGAACAAAATACATGACATAAACATAAGGAACAAC includes these proteins:
- the LOC124672952 gene encoding vegetative cell wall protein gp1-like; its protein translation is MAYRVLEVTLLSAKDLKNVNLITRMEVYAVATISGDPITRQCTPPDPHGGRNPTWNATLRFSVPPTVDATTGGGCLHILLRVQRMFGTDRDVGEVIVPLTEILAGVGDHGGDDLSGPTLPQFASYQIHKVHRTETCGELYLTYRLGPVVATQQPVPLWVRNDELPVVAYPVPEKLMRPLTPPQVLWPGQVVAPPPTKPAGYVAVPLSTAKPPGHVDVEVPSPKHPGYAAMPSSPKPVGHAAVPPSPKPSGQALSMPPSPKPVGRVVSMPPSTKPSGEQAVSMPPPQTPARPVLSTPPPPKASGQAVSMPPSTKQVERVVSMPPPQTPARHVVSTPPSPKPSGQAAPMPPSPKQVKRVVSMPPPKTPARPVSMPPSPQPSGQPEAVSMPPSPKQVERAVSMPPPQTPARPVVSMPHSTNPVGRVVSMPPQKQAGQHVSMPPSPKPAGHVTLPSSTSHPSGHAMPPSPKPVSGHVSVPPSPEPAAGHVSFPASPTFYSGPMSMPPSPKPPVHEAVSPPPKSNGLVAANLPATANNSSNMEFGWGLGAGLVSGAISGMLAGGKSRNGRVFNGSHSVRP